One stretch of Anolis carolinensis isolate JA03-04 chromosome 3, rAnoCar3.1.pri, whole genome shotgun sequence DNA includes these proteins:
- the LOC107982633 gene encoding coagulation factor VII yields the protein MASRHFNILLLGLLLVYPLSEAAVFLKHEEASNVLQRNKRANSLFEEFKSGSLERECLEEKCSFEEAREIFKDDKRTMQFWTHYTDPNQCDSNPCQNGGTCTDQFQNYICICPIDYEGRNCEIGPETKLKCIYDNGDCDQYCVDSPTTLRQCFCAEGYRLASDQMSCLPEVEYPCGKIPVLAKKKPSRQGRIVGGYTCPPGECPWQVLLIVGAKEKCGGVLLSPSWVVTAAHCLEHIHYKTLKIRLGEYRVDRVDGGEQERRVAQIIIHENYSPQRVDNDIALLRLHAPVNFTDHVVPICLPPQRFTANILNYIEYSTVSGWGRLLEGGATSVALMQVQVPRIHKTECVRHTNFSITDNMFCAGYLNGTKDSCEGDSGGPHVTEYKDTWFLTGIVSWGRGCAAQGTYGVYTNVVKYIPWINKSMDS from the exons ATGGCTTCCCGTCACTTCAACATTCTGCTTTTAGGTCTTTTGCTAGTGTATCCGCTCTCAGAGGCTGCAG TCTTCTTAAAGCATGAGGAAGCAAGCAATGTACTACAAAGGAATAAGAGGGCCAATTCCCTCTTTGAAGAATTCAAATCAGGGTCACTGGAAAGGGAATGCCTTGAAGAGAAGTGTTCATTTGAAGAAGCAAGGGAAATATTCAAGGATGACAAAAGGACA ATGCAGTTCTGGACACACTACACGG ATCCTAATCAGTGTGACTCCAATCCTTGCCAGAATGGGGGGACGTGTACTGACCAGTTCCAGAACTACATTTGCATTTGTCCTATAGATTATGAGGGCAGAAACTGTGAAATTG GTCCAGAAACTAAATTGAAGTGCATTTATGACAATGGTGACTGTGATCAGTACTGTGTAGATAGCCCAACTACATTACGGCAGTGTTTTTGTGCAGAAGGGTACAGGTTGGCAAGTGATCAAATGTCTTGTCTTCCAGAAG TTGAATATCCTTGTGGGAAAATACCTGTTCTGGCCAAAAAAAAGCCAAGTCGGCAGGGAAGAATTGTAGGTGGATATACTTGTCCTCCAGGTGAATGTCCATGGCAA GTTCTCCTAATAGTTGGTGCGAAAGAAAAATGTGGAGGTGTTCTGCTTTCTCCATCCTGGGTAGTTACAGCAGCCCACTGCTTAGAGCATATACACTACAAAACACTCAAGATTAGACTAG gtGAATACAGGGTAGATCGTGTGGATGGAGGTGAACAAGAAAGGAGGGTGGCTCAAATAATCATCCATGAAAATTACTCTCCACAAAGAGTAGACAACGACATTGCCTTATTGCGATTACATGCACCGGTTAACTTCACAGATCACGTGGTGCCCATCTGCTTGCCTCCACAACGGTTTACTGCAAATATACTTAACTATATTGAATATTCCACTGTGAGTGGGTGGGGACGTCTCTTGGAGGGTGGGGCTACTTCAGTTGCACTGATGCAAGTGCAGGTCCCCAGAATCCATAAAACAGAATGTGTTCGGCACACTAACTTCAGTATTACGGACAACATGTTCTGTGCAGGGTACCTTAATGGGACAAAAGATTCTTGTGAGGGTGACAGTGGGGGACCTCATGTCACTGAGTACAAGGATACCTGGTTTTTAACAGGGATTGTGAGTTGGGGTAGGGGGTGTGCAGCACAGGGCACATATGGGGTTTACACAAATGTGGTTAAATATATTCCATGGATAAACAAGAGCATGGATTCCTAA